GGATCCACAGTCCTAACGGTTACTACACACCGAGCACAACATACCATAGCTTGACGACACCGGTGATGGGAGATTTTGGCATCTGGAGGAAGATTTGGACGACGAGAGTGCCGGAGAAGATCCGTTTCTTCCTCTGGCTCGTAGCTCATGGGGCACTACCATCCAATGTCAAGCGTTTCACGGCCCATCTTGCCGTCAGCGCAGCCTGCTCGAGGTGCGACTCAGATCAAGAGGATCTGGACCATATTTTTCGTGGATGCTCGGACTCAAGAAGGCTCTGGAGTCATTTTCAAGCTGTACTTCCACCACTAGCGATTCACATGGATTTTGTTAATTGGCTCGGGACTATTTTTTGCACACAGGAACAGCACCTTAGGCTTCGCGGTTTTGTGGTGGGCTTGGCGTTGGCGTAACCATAGTGTCTTCGAAACTCAGAACTTACCATTGAACCAAGTGTTGCGATGTGTGCTTAGAGATGAGGCCCTATGGCGCGAGACGATGAAAAAACCGCTGCGTCTTCCGGAGGATGGGGGGAACACGCTGCCATATTTGCCCCCCTTTAGTGTGTATGTTGCTGTGGATGGGAGTTGGGATCCTCAAGTGGGTCGTATGGGTTGTGCAGCTGTGTTTCGTGATAGCCACGGAAAATGGATGTGTGCAAGTTCTCTGAGTTACGATAATGGCAGCAGCTTCCTTTCTGAACTTAAGGCTGTGGAGTTGGGTTTACAACACGCGCTCGAGCAGGGGCACAACACTGTGGATTGTAAATCAGATTGTTTACAAGTGGTGCAAGCATTACAGGATGGGGGTGATACTAGCAGCTTTTGGGATAGAGAGGAGATCAGGCAGGTGCGTGGTCTTTTATTGCAGTTTCAAAGTTTTCGGTTATCTCATGTTGATCGGAATAAGAATAACACGGCGGACAAATTAGCGCGGGAAGCATGCCGCATGGGTTCACCTTTGCAAGTTTGGGCTAGACCTCCCTCTTTTGTTTATACATCATTGTATTTGGATGCAATTAGTTAGTCTTTCTCTTTTgttaattttcctcttgtaaccaaaaaaaatataataaaataactaCTTTTGACCaacaataaatgaaaatatttatactatttaatttttatcttttaatgcttctccaaaattaatttttttgcttTAATATGATAAAATGTAAACTACTATGAGAAAACCGCGCTTCATTCTAATCTCTTTGTTTCGCACCTCTTTCTGgggaattgagtttggtgccccaccccttaggctttgcaccccactttattaaatacggaatttaaagttccgtatcaatacggaaaataaaattccgtatctgttttagtatataatgagtggttgaaaatgtgacacgcatgcttaaatacagtacggaattttaagttccgtattcaatagggagaatacggaattttaaattccgtatttgataaagtggggtgccaagccccataagtggggtgccaaacccaactccctccGATCCCCTCTTTCTGCAGCAACCAGTTTATCTTCCAACACACTTCCCATTTTTCCATCAAATTTCCACCAAAAATTCACAATGACGGAGGACAGAACCGTCGTGACGTGGCGTACCATCCCCAACCTCAAAGCTTCCTTCAACGACGTCGTTTTACCCACCAACCACCACCGCCAACACCTCTGGAACGACGCCGTTTTCACCTTCGCCGGCGCCGGCACCGGCATCCACTGCAAATTCGCCAGCCTCTCTGCAGCGCAACCGAAATCCGACAAGGAATTTCTCCCGACGCCGGCTCAGCTCCTGAACCACCCGCTCGCCGCCGTCGCTCTCGTTCCCAAAGACGCCGCGCTGTTCCTCGCCGGGGCTTTCGCCGGCGCTATTGCCAAAACCGTCACCGCGCCGCTTGATCGCATCAAAATTCTCATGCAGGTGAGGTGATCCTTCATTCCCGCCCTAATGGAAGTTCGGTATCTTTGGTATTGATGAAACGACATTGCGTTTTTGCAGACTCACGGGGTGCGAGTTGGGCAAGAAAGTGCCAAGAGAGCTATTGGTTTCGTTGAGGTAACCAATCCTAACTTGTTGATCATAGATAAAATCCAATATATCTATAATATAATATGAtacagtggcggatccaggaccccggggttagggggttcaaatttttcaaatgaacacatcgataaaaataGTGAGATTTAtacaaaagaaagagaaaaaaaaacaaggcaTACGTTCACTTCTATTCATAATTTTTCTGATATCAGGTCCATATATAAAAACATGAAAACCATAAAGGATCATGGTTCTGATTATATCTTCTCGCCATAGACTATGCAGCTAAATATAACCTCCACATGAAACTACAACTTTTTTCCCATTCAGTAAAAGATACAATCTAGATAAAGAAACAGAGCATATGAACGGAGACATTAGCAAGTTGTGTTGAAACTAATTTTTTTCATCAGTTGCACTAGCATTGGCATAAGCATACAACTACAAAGTATCTTTAGGGATATCATGGAACTATGACAAAAAAGCCTTATTAAATACTAGACCAATGTGACAAAGTGATTAAATCCATTACACACAAGATCAATTCATATCACAACTTGATTAGTCTCAACCCTTTCAATTAATCTCATCTTTCCATTGTATCTCCACAACTTCAAGCCAAAACATCGAACATCACATTAAATGATATAAGTCAGGAATTGTAAAGGCACCTAAGTGTATTCTGCATTtagctttttcaatttttatgatGCAAATGAATAAGAACAAAAGGTAACAAGGGTTGAGAATATTGCATACAAATTCTTCTGCTTTGGACAGTTAGATATAGTCATCCTCAGTTGAttcctcttcctcatcttcagttGCTTCCTCATCTTCATTTGATTCCTCTTCTGATTccacttcttcatcatcagttgCTTCCTCAACATCGGTatcttcctctttctcatcTACAGTTGCTTCCATATCTTCAGTTGCTTCCTCAACTTCATTTGCTTCCTTAAAGTCACGAAGCATGAACAGGTAACTATTTACACATGAAACAAAGTTCTAATAATGTTATCATCCTTTAAATTAACTAAAAGTTGGGAAAAAATGAACAGCCAACTTATGCCTTACTTTAAACCCAAGACCATGACAGCACCCACACTCCTTTTGCCCATGACAGAAAGCACTTCCTTACTAGCCAAGGACAACATAAACAAAGTATTCGTGAACATTAACCATTGCCACACAAGACCATTGTTTGTTTATTTATCATACTCTCCATTACCAAAATCCCATGAAAGCTAAAAACAGTAGCAAAAATCAGAAAAGCTCCAACTAAGAAACACTGGCAAACAGTGAAACCAGCTCCATCCCCCAACCAGCACAAAAACTCATATCATATCACAACACACCCACAAAACAGGTGAAGAATCCATCAAAATTAATggggaaaaaataaatcaaaatcaaaataggtGAAGAATCATACCCACGAACACAGGTTTGCGATCCCAGAGGTTGAAGAGATCAATGCGGTGAGAAACGATTGGATCTTCAGATCTGGGTTCACCCAATTTGCTCAAACGAACCTCCAACGTTTTCGAACCAGCCTCGTAATCAACCCACGCGTTGAGCTTTTCCCCATTGTTGACAACCAGCTTCAACACGGAAGCATTCGCAACCGCGACGGAGGCGAGGCTACCAACATCGATCCCAGTCTTGCCGTCTTGGCCTTGGGTATGGGAGAAGGAGAACTGGAGAAGCCGAGATAGAGAGGTAGAGGCGCGGCGCAGAGTGCGTGGTGGACTGGAGGACGGTGGTGGTAGCCGGTGGTGCAATGGTGCGTGTGTGTGTGCGCGCTTGACCTAGGGTAGTGAGAGAAAGAGGTTGAGGACTGGGGCTGAGTAGTGAGTGGGTCTTGGgtgcaaattaaaatttttagggggttcaaaaaaatattatacagGGGGGTAAGtgggaattttatttttttcagggggttcaactgaaccccctgagtccaacgtgggtccgcccctgatATGATATATCATATGATATTTTGTTAGCAttatatgttatttttattataagttTAGCTATTGGAATATTATGATTCTTATGGTTTTACAATATCTTATTATGTCATTTTCATATTGAAATGGACTTGTACTAGTTATGCTGCAATAGTACTTGATCTCAATTGAATTAAGACATTATTATGTTAGTGTCTCTTTTCTCCTTTCAatattagctatttactagaaAGGAAATTGTCCAATTCTCCTATAGATTACCAATTTACTAATGGATGGTTTTCTTGTATCACTAATTAATTTCTCtgttaaatatttatatttgcaTTTCAAATTTACTAAATGCACAGGTTAGTCTCCAATTCTCTGATGGATGGTTTTCTTGATGATCATGTTTTTGCCCATGTTAGATGCAGTGGGCTAAGATGTCTGTCTGATCTCTTTGCACATGTTTTTTTGCCTCTCTAAGATGCTGAGGGATCTTTGATGAATGATCAGAGCATTAGCTATAAATTTCTTATTGGAGCTTACATTGACATGATTTGCAGGCCATATCGGCAATAGGGAAGGAAGAAGGCATTAAAGGTTACTGGAAGGGCAACCTCCCACAGGTTCCAATAATTAGGAATGCGTTTATTGGCGTTTCTGTATACATATCTCCTTATAATGGTGTCAAGCCTTTTCATTTGTTTTGGTGTTTCACCTTTTAATGTTCCAGGTGATTCGGGTTATACCTTATAGTGCTGTccagctttttgcttatgaatTTTATAAGGTTAATTGCTAACACTCTTTCTAGAATTTCTTACACAAACATTGAATGTTCAGGATTAATTTCTACTTTTACATTTATAGAAAATATTCAAGGGAGAGCATGATGAGCTCTCTGTTGTGGGAAGACTTGCAGCAGGTGCTTTTGCTGGCATGACATCAACTTTTGTAAGTTTTTCATTATGGGGCCGAGCCTTTTATAGTTTGTAGATGTATTCTTGATGTTATTGGTTTCCATTGCAGGCTTGGAACACCTTGTGTTTAACTCTTATACGCAACTTCATTTTTTGTAAACTaatctttttatatttttctcatCTCACGGTCACTGTGTGTATCTAACTTTGTGTGTATTGATGTAGATCACCTACCCATTAGATGTCCTGAGATTGCGATTAGCTGTTGAACCTGGTTGTCGAACAATGTCAGAGGTAGATCATAGATGATTAGCCTGTTTAACTACTTTCATGCGATCTTCCTATTTTATTGAACTGTAGGTGGTTTTTCTAGGTCTCCTTGAGCATGCTAAGAGAGGAAGGATTTGCATCTTTCTACTATGGTCTTGGACCTTCTCTTATTGCAATAGCTCCATATATTGCAGTCAACTTTTGTGTTTTTGACTTGTGAGTTCATTGGTAATCTTTTATCTTTTAAGCACATTGGAGATTGGATGTGGATTCCGAATTAAAAGAAATCCTAACCTTGTATGGATGATAGATTGAAGAAGTCATTGCCAGAGGAATATCAAAAGAGAACTGAAGCATCTCTTGTCACTGCGGTGCTTTCAGCATCGCTTGCCACACTTACATGCTATCCTCTGGACACTGTACGAAGACAGATGCAATTGAAGGGTACACCTTATAAGACAGTATTAGATGCTATTTCAGGTTAGTATTGCTCAGGTTCACCTTTTAGCATTGTTCTTTTTTGAACAGTAACTTGCATGCATTAGTACACACATTAGTCACAAATAAATAAGatgaattaattttaaaaatcagTAACCatgttgaaaaataattttttcttatcAGCTTCAAAACTATGAATTACAGGCATTTTCTTATGAGTGTCAGATGCTTTTCAGACACTGACACTTATGTGATACACGTTGAACACTCTTCATTAGGCATCctatttaaaaatgtattgatTCGAATTTCGAACACTTAGCTGACACCTCTAAGACACTTAACCAACACAGGTTATACACTTAGCTGACACCCAAAAGAGGCAAGGCACTTGAATAACACAACTCATTGAAAAATTGCATTCTTTTTTtaaacaacttaaaaaaaagcaacttaaatataaaaaaaaggttaaaCTAAACCCGAAAATTTATATAGTAGGTCATGATCACACTTCACTTGGGAATGTCACTTTTTCCTTTATTCGCCCTTTTCTACCCCAAGGCGTTTCAAGTGAGAAGAGTTAATTATACCATACAATCATGCATGGATGGTTAAGATTATAGCTCCTCTCTTTTCTCCCACACACGCACATGTGTGGTGTTGCGGTGTCCTATATTTTGGGCATTAAACAAGTTAGTGTCATGTTATGTCGTGCCCGGTGGTCGTGTCTGTGCTTCATAGTTCAAAACCATCCCCATTGATGAATGTGCCCTTTATCTTCTTAGAtgttgagcttcttttccatgTGTCGATGTATATATTGCCTTATTTTAGTTTGACAAGGGAAGTTCATTGATGAAGTAGTTGAAGTTTTACAAGGGTGTGCAGGTTAAAACTTGCTTGATTATGAACACACACATGGTGGCTCCATCAAGTTGTTGATCATTTATGGTTGATTACTGGTCAACACTGTAGAAGAGATCGAATAAAAATTTCAATGTTTAATTCAAAGTAGTTAATTGTTGGTAGATTTAATGCTTCAGTGGTTTTGTAATATTGCCAACTTATTTATTTCATTGATACAGGTATCGTGGCACGGGATGGAGTTATTGGCTTGTATCGTGGATTTCTGCCCAACGCTTTAAAGAACCTACCAAACAGCAGGTACTCGCGATCTTCTATTTCTAGTTATGTTTTCGGTCTATATACCATGCCTCGTGAAATCCCATTTTTTTTATACTTATTCCCTTTTGTGATGTTCAGTGTGTTTGCTGAAAATATAAGTAGATAACATCCTGTCTGTAATTAGTTTGTTTATTTATGATCGCTTGTACGAAGCCATTACGCATACACAGAACATTATGATAAATATTGTTAATCATGGTAGTTTATTTTACTTGGAAGCATATTGTGATCAATAACCTGATCTATTCCTTGGTTGTCTCTACAGCATCAGGCTCACCACCTATGATATTGCCAAACGCCTAATTGCAGCTAGTGAGAAGGAGTTTCAAATAATTACTGAGGATAACCGCAACAACCTAAAGAAACAACAATAGTCAATGTCAGTGAGATTAGGGTTCATATGTTTTTAGATATTCATTTCGCGCTGGAAAATTTCATTAGAGTTAATGCTGCAGCAAAACTGTCCTGCAATTGTAGGAATTGCTTTAGCCAAATATGATGAGTATCTCAGCAGCCAACATTCCGTGTACCCCGGAGTTGTAATTTTGTAGGACAAGCTTGTGCTAGGTAGGCTGCAGTGTTATATTCTTTTTCTGAAAGTATTTTAGCTGTAATTTTTACAGGGATTTTCGTATCTGTCAAactgaatagtaataaaaaagagaaatgtTATATACTTTTTGGCATATTATATTAGGGTAATGTTCGTTAAAATGAATTCACTCATAAGTTAGTTGACATTTGGAAAATTAGTTTTAACAACCCCCAATAGGAACATAAATCCAAATGCACCTGTATAAGCGTTCCATGTAAACACCCTGTGATAAATGAGAATCTGCAAAGTATACATAATACTGCAGAACAGAACATGTATAACAAGTATAGCCGTATAGGTCATACTATTTGCTTCCTTATACGTGGTCTCCCAATTGAAGCAGCAGACACAGCCGAATTGTATTCCGAACACAAGAATGTGACATATGAATGATTTAGTTGGCCTTCAAACACTACCATGCCCCAAATTTGATTACTCACAACACTTCTAAACTCCTAGAATTTGAATGTGTTCCATATGGGAACGTGTTAACGAGTTTGACGGCATTCGGATGAGGCTAAAATACATCTCTAATCACTTCCGATCCGGGTTCACTTCTTTCAAAGTGAACATACTTCTCACCATCCAACTTCTTCAGCAGGTATTGCATCTCTGTCAATGACCCACGAGCGGATTTTCTGAAccgcttgcaaacaccataaatttgttggatggtagacaagtttgaaggatttttttccttcaaggacgccaacatctttctcggtggaacccaagtcttagcctgatttatcacgtcctccttctcctcactATTCAGACGACTAGCGtaattgtggccaagtagtgaccCAGATGCGAGATGGATGTGTTTACcgtccatcaccttcaaccaccacCCTTTACCATCTTTCGTACGTCGTCCTTTtagcctaaaaggacaacctgtcttttgtgttgacgttccttcaacaagatcaGGATCTCTGAAGGGAATATACGCACcatgcttctcacaccccataatgacatattcttttcttccattcgcaccactatcagactttgttgtcaccaaaacaaaattatttgccatagaaatgtcgcgaacccatttcataagatcatctttcaaagggaaacgttgtttcaggataaacaaggcataagacataaacaaggcataaacaaagcataaacaaaacatgcaaaaatttgtacaATGAGTACCTGATTAGTCTGATACAAATGGGAGACATCTATAGTTATAATCTGAGGTTCAAATGgtgatggttgctcctctggattatcattttccaattcagcagcatgtatcaattgtgattcaccaaaAATAAAAGAGTCTGTCATCCCTAGAAGACCAAACGGTAAATCAAAGTCCGACACAATAACGGAAAATCAAAAACCGACCATATAACGACATATCATTACCCGACACCATAAcggcaaatcatttaccgattttGTTCGCGATACAGAGGCAAGTattaccaacttaactaactaatctaactacttaaactaacaactaactacttaaactaaatataaataaagtaccaaaactaacaacacttaccagGAGTTTAAagctttcccttggtggtggtggtgttggtggtggtggtggtgatggcaagtggaaatgtggagatggtggtggtggtgggaaggtgaaatgtgagggaggagtggagtaatggtggaaTAAGGTACTGtgggcgagttatggggggctggtggggggttgttcatggaggagtaatggtggaggggttggtggagggagaagtaatggtgaaaaggtgatcaaactgCCAGAAATCAAAACGGTAAATGATTAACCGATATTAATAAACGAATCGATTAATGattaaccgatattgttcttcgtGTACTGGGTAATGGTAAATGTGTTCATACTGAGGAacaataacggtaaatcatttaccgatgtgtatttttatattggtaaatcatttaccgattggtacttttgggataaaaaaaaaggctggggcgccaaacccaaatccccttATTATCGACCAATTTCCAATCGACGAAACATTGGCAAATTTTCACATGAAATG
This portion of the Lotus japonicus ecotype B-129 chromosome 3, LjGifu_v1.2 genome encodes:
- the LOC130743945 gene encoding uncharacterized protein LOC130743945, which gives rise to MKKPLRLPEDGGNTLPYLPPFSVYVAVDGSWDPQVGRMGCAAVFRDSHGKWMCASSLSYDNGSSFLSELKAVELGLQHALEQGHNTVDCKSDCLQVVQALQDGGDTSSFWDREEIRQVRGLLLQFQSFRLSHVDRNKNNTADKLAREACRMGSPLQVWARPPSFVYTSLYLDAIS
- the LOC130749222 gene encoding probable envelope ADP,ATP carrier protein, chloroplastic; this encodes MTEDRTVVTWRTIPNLKASFNDVVLPTNHHRQHLWNDAVFTFAGAGTGIHCKFASLSAAQPKSDKEFLPTPAQLLNHPLAAVALVPKDAALFLAGAFAGAIAKTVTAPLDRIKILMQTHGVRVGQESAKRAIGFVEAISAIGKEEGIKGYWKGNLPQVIRVIPYSAVQLFAYEFYKKIFKGEHDELSVVGRLAAGAFAGMTSTFITYPLDVLRLRLAVEPGCRTMSEVSLSMLREEGFASFYYGLGPSLIAIAPYIAVNFCVFDLLKKSLPEEYQKRTEASLVTAVLSASLATLTCYPLDTVRRQMQLKGTPYKTVLDAISGIVARDGVIGLYRGFLPNALKNLPNSSIRLTTYDIAKRLIAASEKEFQIITEDNRNNLKKQQ
- the LOC130749223 gene encoding uncharacterized protein LOC130749223 isoform X2; this encodes MGKRSVGAVMVLGLNYLFMLRDFKEANEVEEATEDMEATVDEKEEDTDVEEATDDEEVESEEESNEDEEATEDEEEESTEDDYI
- the LOC130749223 gene encoding uncharacterized protein LOC130749223 isoform X1, which produces MLSLASKEVLSVMGKRSVGAVMVLGLNYLFMLRDFKEANEVEEATEDMEATVDEKEEDTDVEEATDDEEVESEEESNEDEEATEDEEEESTEDDYI